The proteins below come from a single Takifugu flavidus isolate HTHZ2018 chromosome 6, ASM371156v2, whole genome shotgun sequence genomic window:
- the LOC130527296 gene encoding cell surface glycoprotein 1-like isoform X14 translates to MFCRRAWQRVAPLTRRAFEPATRNAVPARKMSFGVPGGSFNTTYFVLCGGGLTAALVYAYKTINSDTERYENRLASMGSTAKAAAPAAEVTEVIRESVSAPAGEAEVTKVIGESVSAPAGEAEVTKVIGESVSAPAGEAEVTKVIGESVSAPAGEAEVIGESVSAPAGEAEVTGETRAEPEAAVEVVSEEAANEACGEAAAAAAEEPAPPVAAEAGPESTAVAGEAVAMETPAETQTAERAESKPDLLAAVKILAGSTVEIAAASVGDRGLVKAVQRIEEDSKASDAFLEVMGTDVQEALEEVKEAAAVTEEELRPEEEQEAPPPAEETVKAGTDAEGQVTGADSEMDSSDIPLVGPADEATSHQEPATDLETVVAEEATQDEEPSPTEEATTAQEAASVNEEVTKVEEAVAEEVTANEEAALTEEATGVEEATVTEEATGVEEVTVTEEATGVEEVTVVEEATVAEEVTVAEEAALTEEATVADEATGVEEATGVEEAALTEEATVVEEATKAEEATVAEEATGVEEVTVAEEAALTEEATVAEEVTVVEEATVAEEAALTEEARVEEDSLLNEEAVPAEETILNEEATSFEETTVAAAQRSVDENAAGASAGSSEAADPEGTSGAETVLCHRAEEMAPPAAPGEPLVSGDADGSKREEPHEPDVSVWTVKSCSLM, encoded by the exons ATGTTCTGCAGACGGGCATGGCAGAGGGTCGCGCCCCTGACGCGGAGGGCGTTCGAACCCGCAACCAGAAACG CAGTTCCGGCGCGGAAAATGTCTTTCGGGGTTCCTGGTGGCTCCTTCAACACCACATACTTTGtcctgtgtgggggggggctcacagcTGCCCTCGTCTAC GCCTACAAGACCATCAACAGTGATACAGAACGCTATGAGAACAGACTCGCCAGTATGGGCTCCACAGCTAAGG cagcagctccagcggcagaggtcacagaggtcatcAGGGAGTCcgtctctgctcctgcaggagaggcagaggtcaCAAAGGTCATCGGGGAGTCcgtctctgctcctgcaggagaggcagag GTCACAAAGGTCATCGGGGAGTCcgtctctgctcctgcaggagaggcagaggtcaCAAAGGTCATCGGGGAGTCcgtctctgctcctgcaggagaggcagag gtcatcGGGGAGTCcgtctctgctcctgcaggagaggcagaggtcaCCGGGGAGACGAGAGCTGAACCTGAAGCGGCTGTTGAGGTCGTGTCTGAAGAAGCCGCCAACGAGGCCTGtggggaagctgctgctgctgctgcagaggaaccgGCTCCACCTGTAGCTGCAGAAGCAGGTCCTGAATCCACCGCCGTCGCTGGTGAAGCCGTCGCCATGGAGACGCCGGCTGAGACCCAGACTGCGGAGCGTGCTG AGTCTAAACCAGATTTGCTCGCTGCTGTGAAGATCTTGGCAGGGTCCACAGTTGAGATCGCAGCAGCTTCAGTAGGTGACAGGGGCCTGGTGAAGGCTGTCCAGAGAATAGAGGAAGACTCCAAAGCTTCTGACGCTTTCCTGGAGGTTATGGGCACGGACGTCCAGGAAGCACTTGAAGAGGTtaaagaagcagctgcagtgactgaggaggagctgaggcctgaagaggagcaggaggcacCACCTCCTGCAGAAGAGACAGTAAAAGCAGGTACTGATGCTGAAGGTCAGGTGACTGGAGCAGATTCAGAAATGGACTCCTCAGATATTCCACTGGTTGGTCCTGCAGACGAGGCCACGTCACACCAAGAACCTGCCACAGATTTGGAGACTGTTGTGGCTGAGGAGGCAACACAGGATGAGGAACCCTCACCTACTGAGGAGGCAACAACCGCTCAGGAGGCTGCATCAGTAAATGAGGAGGTAACAAAGGTTGAAGAGGCTGTAGCTGAGGAGGTGACGGCAAATGAGGAGGCTGCATTAACTGAGGAGGCCACAGGGGTTGAGGAGGCCACAGTGACTGAGGAGGCCACAGGGGTTGAGGAggtcacagtgactgaggaGGCCACAGGGGTTGAGGAGGTCACAGTGGTTGAGGAGGCCACAGTGGCTGAGGAGGTCACAGTGGCTGAGGAGGCTGCATTAACTGAGGAGGCCACAGTGGCTGACGAGGCCACGGGGGTTGAGGAGGCCACAGGGGTTGAGGAGGCTGCATTAACTGAGGAGGCCACAGTGGTTGAGGAGGCCACAAAGGCTGAGGAGGCCACAGTGGCTGAGGAGGCCACAGGGGTTGAGGAGGTCACAGTGGCTGAGGAGGCTGCATTAACTGAGGAGGCCACAGTGGCTGAGGAGGTCACAGTGGTTGAGGAGGCCACAGTGGCTGAGGAGGCTGCATTAACTGAGGAGGCCAGAGTGGAAGAGGACAGCCTGTTAAATGAGGAGGCTGTACCAGCTGAGGAGACAATCCTGAATGAAGAGGCTACGTCGTTTGAGGAGACAACAGTCGCTGCTGCTCAGAGGTCAGTGGATGAGAACGCAGCAGGAGCTTCAGCAGGATCCTCTGAAGCTGCGGATCCAGAAGGAACATCAGGAGCTGAGACGGTTCTCTGCCACCGTGCTGAGGAAAtggctccacctgctgctccaggagAGCCACTCGTCAGCGGAGACGCTGATGGAAGCAAGAGAGAGGAGCCACACG AGCCAGATGTGTCTGTCTGGACTGTTAAAAGCTGCTCACTGATGTAA